The Kluyvera intermedia genome window below encodes:
- a CDS encoding lipoprotein, whose protein sequence is MKKLLVIAALIISGLVVGCNQLTQYSVSEQEINQALQKRNNFSKDIGVPGVADAHIVLNNLTSSIGRTEPNKVTLSGDAKLDLNSLFGSQKANIALTLKALPVFNQQEGAIYLQEMEVVDAKVSPEKMQSVVQTLIPYLNQSLRTYFNKQPAYVLKEDASQGEALAKKYAKGIEVKPGEIIIPFTN, encoded by the coding sequence ATGAAAAAATTGTTAGTCATTGCCGCTTTGATCATAAGCGGTCTGGTTGTCGGCTGTAATCAGCTTACGCAGTACTCCGTGAGCGAACAGGAGATTAATCAGGCGCTGCAAAAGCGCAATAATTTCTCCAAAGATATCGGGGTACCTGGCGTTGCCGACGCCCATATTGTTTTAAACAATCTGACCAGCTCGATTGGCCGTACCGAGCCGAACAAAGTCACGCTTAGCGGTGATGCAAAACTGGATCTGAACTCACTGTTCGGCAGCCAGAAAGCCAATATCGCCCTGACCCTGAAAGCGTTACCGGTGTTTAATCAGCAAGAAGGCGCAATTTATCTTCAGGAAATGGAAGTGGTCGATGCCAAAGTCTCACCGGAAAAAATGCAGTCGGTGGTGCAGACACTCATCCCTTATCTTAATCAGTCACTACGCACCTACTTTAACAAGCAGCCTGCCTACGTGCTGAAAGAGGACGCCAGCCAGGGTGAAGCGCTGGCGAAGAAATATGCTAAAGGAATCGAAGTTAAACCGGGTGAAATTATTATCCCATTCACTAACTAA
- the pyrC gene encoding dihydroorotase, which translates to MTALPQVLKIRRPDDWHIHLRDGEMLNTVVPYTSELYGRAIIMPNLAPPITTVDAAMAYRQRILDAVPAGHNFTPLMTCYLTDTLDANELERGFNEGVFTAAKLYPANATTNSSHGVTSTDAIMPVLERMEELGMPLLVHGEVTHADIDIFDREARFIDTVMEPLRKRLPGLKVVFEHITTKDAAEYVRDGNDLIAATITPQHLMFNRNHMLVGGVRPHLYCLPILKRNVHQQALRELVASGFTRAFLGTDSAPHARHRKEASCGCAGCFNAPTALGSYATVFEEMNALEHFEAFCSLNGPRFYGLPVNEDFVELVREESIVAESIALSDDTLVPFLAGETLRWTVKK; encoded by the coding sequence ATGACCGCATTACCTCAAGTTCTGAAAATCCGCCGCCCTGATGACTGGCATATTCACCTTCGCGATGGCGAGATGCTGAACACGGTTGTTCCGTATACCAGTGAACTGTATGGTCGCGCGATTATCATGCCGAATCTGGCGCCACCCATTACCACCGTGGATGCGGCAATGGCTTACCGCCAGCGTATTCTCGACGCGGTTCCGGCAGGCCATAACTTTACGCCGCTGATGACCTGCTATTTGACCGACACGCTGGATGCCAACGAGCTTGAGCGTGGCTTCAATGAAGGCGTTTTTACCGCTGCCAAACTCTACCCTGCGAATGCCACCACCAATTCCAGCCATGGTGTTACCAGTACTGATGCCATTATGCCGGTGCTTGAGCGTATGGAGGAACTGGGGATGCCGCTGCTGGTTCACGGGGAAGTGACCCACGCCGATATCGACATTTTCGACCGCGAAGCGCGCTTTATCGATACCGTCATGGAGCCACTGCGCAAGCGGCTGCCGGGCCTGAAGGTCGTGTTTGAACATATCACCACCAAAGACGCGGCGGAATACGTGCGCGATGGCAATGACCTTATTGCCGCCACGATTACACCACAGCACCTGATGTTTAACCGCAATCATATGCTGGTTGGCGGCGTACGCCCTCACCTTTACTGCCTGCCAATTCTTAAGCGTAACGTCCACCAGCAGGCGCTGCGTGAACTGGTTGCCAGCGGTTTTACCCGTGCTTTCCTCGGCACTGACTCCGCGCCTCATGCTCGCCATCGTAAAGAGGCGAGCTGCGGCTGTGCTGGCTGCTTCAATGCCCCGACCGCACTGGGTAGCTATGCCACTGTGTTCGAAGAGATGAATGCCCTTGAGCACTTTGAGGCCTTCTGTTCGCTGAACGGACCACGCTTCTACGGCTTGCCGGTCAATGAAGATTTTGTTGAACTGGTGCGTGAAGAAAGTATTGTCGCCGAAAGTATCGCGCTCAGCGACGACACGCTGGTGCCATTCCTCGCCGGTGAAACTCTGCGCTGGACTGTAAAAAAATAA
- the dinI gene encoding DNA damage-inducible protein I, whose translation MRIEVTVAKTTTLPAGALDALADELSRRINDQFPDRGGSVSVRYAANNNLSVIGGIKEDKDRITEILQETWESADDWFITD comes from the coding sequence ATGCGTATTGAAGTCACCGTAGCAAAAACTACCACGCTACCCGCCGGCGCCTTAGACGCACTGGCAGACGAACTTTCCCGCCGTATTAATGACCAATTTCCTGACCGTGGAGGTAGCGTCAGCGTGCGCTATGCCGCGAACAATAACCTCTCCGTCATCGGTGGCATCAAAGAAGATAAAGACCGTATCACCGAAATACTCCAGGAAACCTGGGAGAGTGCTGACGACTGGTTCATCACTGATTAA
- the bssS gene encoding biofilm formation regulator BssS: MEKNNEVIQTHPLVGWDISTVDSYDALMLRLHYQDPNESSNKEAEVGQTLWLTTDVARQFISILEAGIAKIESGDYQANEYRRH, from the coding sequence ATGGAAAAGAATAATGAAGTCATCCAGACCCATCCCCTCGTCGGATGGGACATCAGCACCGTAGACAGCTACGACGCGCTGATGTTGCGCCTGCACTACCAAGACCCCAATGAATCGAGCAACAAAGAAGCAGAAGTTGGCCAGACGCTGTGGCTAACGACGGACGTCGCACGTCAATTTATTTCTATTCTGGAAGCTGGGATTGCCAAAATTGAATCTGGCGATTATCAGGCCAACGAGTATCGCAGGCATTAA